The proteins below come from a single Armatimonadota bacterium genomic window:
- a CDS encoding aminodeoxychorismate synthase, component I yields MRLYPAEHVVAPCGEHLLQWAAIPLPDGLSLQEIYTRLPLQQPGIVLLDSATEPSPAGKFPLARYCIVAQEPFGILEGTEDGAWWHSSDEGSQFVAGNPLRLLQTFLNRYSLPAANYLTPLPAGAIGFLNYGLKALIESCPNRLPAPNRLPLYWFGFYDAIAAIDLYRREMILTSTGFPHQGAAQLRRAQERLQQLVTQWQSLLNTPAPPVAPAYHCGETQVYWSRREYAQAHRRIQRYIAAGDVYQVNLAQMFQACFEGSPAGLFLRARAISPVPFGAYLQAEDFTIISLSPERFLHVCPITRRVQTRPIKGTRPRATDMSEDRRYACELLHSHKDRAEHIMIVDLERNDLGRVAQVGTVEVAELMTLEGFAQMYHLTSTVQATLRPEVDAATLLWATFPGGSITGAPKVRAMQIIEEVEPVAREVYTGSLGYIGFHGGIDMNIAIRTAVVRDKKITFYAGGGIVADSNADEEYAETLIKAMGWFEAIRASQGEHVYGTVGMVQRSPVR; encoded by the coding sequence TAGCGCAACGGAGCCTTCGCCCGCAGGTAAATTCCCTTTGGCGCGTTACTGCATCGTGGCACAAGAGCCGTTCGGTATTCTGGAAGGCACGGAGGATGGGGCTTGGTGGCACTCGTCCGATGAGGGGAGCCAGTTTGTCGCGGGCAACCCCTTGCGGCTACTGCAGACGTTCCTGAACAGATACTCCCTGCCAGCTGCGAATTATCTCACGCCTCTGCCAGCGGGAGCCATCGGCTTTCTGAACTACGGACTCAAAGCCCTGATAGAATCCTGCCCCAATCGCCTTCCTGCACCTAACAGGTTACCGCTCTACTGGTTTGGCTTCTACGACGCGATAGCAGCTATCGACCTCTACCGCCGGGAAATGATTCTGACATCCACGGGCTTTCCGCACCAGGGTGCTGCACAGCTCCGGCGAGCACAGGAAAGGCTTCAGCAACTCGTCACACAGTGGCAGAGTCTTCTGAACACCCCCGCTCCTCCCGTTGCTCCCGCCTACCATTGTGGCGAGACGCAGGTGTACTGGAGCCGACGTGAATACGCGCAGGCTCACCGGCGCATCCAGCGCTATATCGCAGCAGGCGACGTGTACCAGGTCAACCTTGCGCAGATGTTTCAGGCGTGCTTTGAAGGTTCCCCTGCTGGATTGTTCCTGCGAGCACGTGCCATCAGCCCTGTACCCTTCGGAGCGTACCTGCAAGCGGAAGACTTCACTATCATCAGCCTGTCGCCAGAGCGGTTTCTGCATGTGTGCCCCATCACCCGCCGCGTACAAACTCGCCCTATCAAAGGCACGCGCCCGCGAGCAACCGATATGAGCGAGGATAGGAGATACGCCTGTGAACTGTTGCACAGCCACAAGGACCGCGCGGAACACATTATGATTGTGGACCTAGAGCGTAACGACCTGGGGCGTGTGGCGCAGGTTGGCACCGTCGAAGTTGCCGAGTTGATGACGCTCGAAGGCTTTGCGCAGATGTACCACCTCACCAGCACGGTGCAAGCTACCCTGCGCCCTGAGGTAGACGCGGCAACTCTGCTATGGGCAACGTTCCCTGGCGGCAGTATCACCGGTGCGCCTAAGGTGCGTGCGATGCAGATTATCGAGGAGGTAGAACCTGTCGCCCGCGAGGTATACACTGGCTCACTCGGATATATCGGCTTCCACGGCGGCATCGACATGAACATCGCCATTCGTACCGCCGTGGTTCGCGACAAGAAGATTACCTTCTATGCAGGCGGTGGCATCGTCGCTGATTCGAATGCTGATGAGGAGTACGCGGAAACCTTGATCAAGGCGATGGGGTGGTTTGAGGCTATTCGTGCATCACAAGGGGAGCATGTATATGGCACTGTGGGCATGGTGCAACGGTCGCCTGTGCG